A genomic stretch from Parus major isolate Abel chromosome 28, Parus_major1.1, whole genome shotgun sequence includes:
- the MYO9B gene encoding unconventional myosin-IXb isoform X10, whose amino-acid sequence MSLKDADSAVCQAKAAYNLHIYPQLSTESAPCCKVTATKDSTSSDVIKDVINILNLDVSKHYVLVEVKESGGEEWVLDINDSPVHRVLLWPRRAQDEHPQKDGYYFLLQERNTDGTIKYVQMQLLSEETDARRLVERGFLPWHQEDFDDLCNLPNLTETTLLENLKCRFLKHRIYTYAGSILIAINPFKFLPIYNPKYVKMYENHQLGKLEPHIFAIADVAYHTMLKKHVNQCIVISGESGSGKTQSTNFLIHCLTALSQKGYASGVERTILGAGPVLEAFGNAKTAHNNNSSRFGKFIQVNYLENGIVRGAVVEKYLLEKSRLVSQEKDERNYHVFYYLLLGVSEEERKEFHLKQPEDYFYLNQHNLKIEDGEDLRHEFERLKQAMEMVGFLSATKKQIFSVLSAILYLGNVTYKKKATGRDEGLDVGPPEVLDILSQLLKVKREILVEVLTKRKTVTANDKLILPYSLNEAITARDSMAKSLYSALFDWIVLRINHALLNKKDMEESVTCLSIGVLDIFGFEDFETNSFEQFCINYANEQLQYYFNQHIFKLEQEEYKSEGITWHNIDYTDNVACIHLISKKPTGLFYLLDEESNFPHATNQTLLAKFKQQHEENKFFVGTPVMEPAFIIRHFAGKVKYQIKDFREKNMDYMRPDIVALLRSSDSAFVRELIGMDPVAVFRWAVLRAAIRSMAVFAQAGRDRAQKTAGVIRQGPRVPLGELQRSNTPIEKVYRDMHEQIIASIKGLPWQGDDPCELLRSLSQLQHRSHLLKSRGVKQKQIIPKNLLDSKSLKLIMSMTLHDRTTKSLLHLHKKKKPPSISAQFQTSLNKLLETLSRAEPFFIRCIRSNAEKKEMLFDESLVLQQLRYTGMLETVRIRRSGYSAKYTFQEFIDQFQVLLPKNAKASKEDICAYLNKLKLNENYYQIGKTKVFMKEAERQILQDTLHKEVIRKIILLQSWLRMVLERRRFLRMRQAAVVLQACWRSRCVRMALQRNNAAIEIQAAWRRHRQRKRFLQLRRRVCLLQALLRGHLQRKRYQKMILERKKAEEKQREMQEDEDKEDGMSKDEQSEPATDELPVKHKSETDQAVEDEDQAQNEQAENLSSSEKATLPQKHTMEGSEKVTNSREKRESRRQRGLEHNDLQNKHVLLSFEGPSVLCQEEQTVSEEALETAPELEKSTAQEDNVLQGSSEGEKSPSKEKTLSDIPPSSEIKESGSVPEQPPGSQAEDTAADRMKTQGKQNNQVKSSQSFTCPERPTDLALNVRNTLSATGSFQGPADCWADKNRRQRATKDLDSPTSAIQRYVDDPEKLKYKREKWKGKRQSDAGQNDVLSQSLDGRICVDKSPQDQLEKKGSSVSLSDLSTLAQTVAMNQQSPDPIEEEKGNKKYPVQKRPSDHFPTSDSAVPVQPASQQGDAKSAFKSPLRRLLGKKPDKKIAKESPDVIEEGDGLSLVSCVLFTDTGGAQKVSEGSSGQPGRPQAGKESSKAKKNRTIKISKISSVSQNWRASMVREIANANELKHLDEFLLNKINDLRSQKSGVECLFFEATEKFRGNIKTMYSAPNGQIHVGYKDLVENYQLLVTNLAKKREEKEVKLVLNLFLSLLDEFIRGYTKKEESEQPKQTKAQKKKRKQDRAIEEHNGHVFTSYQVSIRQSCEHCSSYIWPMEKACLCSVCKLTCHKKCMSKIQSSCTSCGKKSEQDTEPRHFGVCVSALTSERNSVPVVMEKLLEYVEMHGLYTEGIYRKSGSANRMKELKQLLQEDPNSVKLENYPIHTITGILKQWLRELPDPLMTSAQYNDFLRAVELPEKQEQLCAIYSVLEQLPQANHNTLERLIFHLVKVALIEDVNRMSPNALAIVFAPCLLRCPDTSDPLTSMKDVSKTTMCVEMLIKEQIRKYKIKMEEINQLEAAESFAFRRLSLLRQNTLWPIKLGFSSPYEGKLSKSSQVKGNDSGTSELDSVHEEEDVSEANNREKEILIDRIQSIKEEKEDITYRLPELDQRGSDEENVDSETSASTESLLEDKPGRMDTEGQY is encoded by the exons ATGAGTTTAAAAGATGCTGACAGTGCAGTTTGCCAGGCAAAGGCAGCGTATAATCTTCATATTTACCCCCAACTCTCAACAGAAAGTGCTCCCTGCTGCAAAGTGACAGCAACCAAGGACAGCACGTCATCAGACGTCATCAAGGATGTGATTAATATCTTAAACTTGGATGTCTCCAAACATTATGTGCTCGTGGAGGTGAAAGAATCAGGTGGAGAAGAATGGGTACTTGACATCAACGATTCTCCTGTGCACAGGGTTTTGCTTTGGCCTCGCCGTGCTCAGGATGAGCACCCACAGAAGGATGGGTACTACTTCCTCCTGCAGGAAAGGAACACTGATGGCACCATCAAGTACGTGCAGATGCAGCTGCTCTCTGAGGAGACGGATGCTCGGCGCTTGGTGGAGAGGGGTTTTCTGCCCTGGCACCAGGAGGACTTTGATGACCTTTGCAATCTGCCCAACCTGACGGAGACAACGCTCCTGGAGAATCTCAAGTGCCGCTTCCTGAAGCACAGAATCTACACTTACGCGGGAAGTATCCTGATCGCAATTAACCCCTTCAAGTTCCTGCCCATTTATAACCCCAAGTATGTCAAGATGTATGAGAACCATCAGCTTGGGAAGTTGGAGCCTCATATTTTTGCCATTGCTGATGTGGCCTATCACACAATGCTTAAAAAACATGTTAATCAGTGCATCGTTATATCAGGTGAAAGTGGGTCTGGGAAAACCCAAAGCACAAACTTCTTAATTCACTGCCTCACGGCGCTGAGCCAGAAAGGGTACGCCAGTGGTGTGGAGAGAACCATTCTGGGAGCTGGACCAGTTCTGGAG GCATTTGGAAATGCAAAAACAGCACATAACAATAACTCCAGTCGTTTTGGGAAGTTCATTCAAGTCAACTATTTAGAGAATGGTATTGTCCGGGG GGCTGTGGTTGAAAAATACCTGCTTGAAAAATCTCGTCTGGTTTCtcaagaaaaagatgaaag GAACTACCAtgtcttttattatttgcttcTTGGAGTCAGTGAGGAAGAGCGTAAAGAATTTCACCTCAAGCAACCTGAAGATTATTTCTACCTCAACCAG CATAACTTGAAAATTGAAGATGGGGAAGATCTCCGACATGAATTTGAGAGATTAAAACAAGCCATGGAGATGGTTGGCTTCCTTTCAGCAACAAAGAAACA aaTCTTCTCAGTACTTTCAGCTATTCTGTATTTGGGCAATGTCACATACAAGAAGAAAGCCACAGGTCGGGATGAAGGGTTGGATGTGGGACCTCCTGAAGTTTTGGACATTCTTTCCCAGCTGTTGAAA GTTAAACGGGAAATCCTGGTAGAAGTgctaacaaaaagaaaaactgtgacTGCTAATGATAAGCTTATTTTGCCATATAGTCTCAATGAG GCAATAACAGCTCGTGATTCCATGGCAAAGTCCTTGTACAGTGCTCTGTTTGATTGGATTGTTCTGAGAATCAATCATGCACTCCTTAacaagaaggacatggaggAATCTGTTACA TGTCTGTCCATTGGTGTACTTGATATTTTTGGATTTGAAGACTTTGAAACCAACAGTTTTGAGCAGTTCTGTATAAATTATGCAAATGAGCAACTTCAGTATTATTTCAATCAGCACATTTTCAAATTGGAGCAG GAGGAATATAAGAGTGAAGGCATCACTTGGCACAATATTGACTATACTGATAATGTGGCCTGCATTCACTTAATCAGCAAGAAGCCAACTGGCCTCTTCTATCTTCTGGATGAAGAAAGCAA TTTTCCACATGCCACCAACCAAACTCTACTGGCAAAATTCAAACAGCAGCATGAGGAGAACAAATTTTTTGTTGGAACCCCAGTGATGGAGCCTGCTTTTATTATTCGCCACTTTGCTGGCAAAGTGAAATACCAGATCAAA gatttcagggagaaaaacatGGATTACATGAGACCAGACATCGTGGCTCTGCTGCGCAGCAGCGACAGCGCCTTCGTGCGGGAGCTGATCGGGATGGACCCGGTGGCCGTGTTCCGCTGGGCCGTGCTGCGCGCGGCCATCCGCTCCATGGCCGTGTTCGCCCAGGCAGGACGGGACAGGGCCCAGAAAACAGCAG GAGTCATACGTCAAGGACCCAGAGTTCCCCTTGGAGAGCTCCAGAGATCGAATACGCCAATAGAAAAAGTTTATCG AGACATGCATGAACAAATCATCGCCAGTATTAAAGGACTGCCCTGGCAGGGTGATGATCCCTGTGAGCTGCTTCGGTCCCTCAGTCAGCTTCAACACCGCTCCCACCTCCT gaaaagtAGAGGTGTCAAGCAAAAGCAGATCATTCCCAAG AACTTGCTGGATTCCAAATCTCTGAAGCTCATCATGAGCATGACCCTGCACGACCGGACTACAAAGTCCCTTTTGCACTTGCACAAGAAGAAGAAACCCCCCAGCATAAGTGCCCAGTTCCAG ACTTCACTCAACAAGTTGCTGGAGacactgagcagggctgagccatTCTTCATCCGCTGCATCCGCTCCAATGCAGAGAAG AAGGAGATGCTCTTTGATGAGAGCTTGGTGCTGCAGCAGTTACGGTACACGGGCATGCTGGAAACTGTGCGGATCAGGAGGTCTGGCTACAGTGCCAAATACACATTCCAG GAATTCATTGACCAGTTTCAGGTGTTACTACCCAAAAATGCCAAAGCCTCCAAGGAAGACATTTGTGCTTATTTGAATAAACTCAAACTGAATGAAAACTACTATCAAATAGGGAAGACCAAG GTTTTTATGAAAGAGGCTGAAAGGCAGATACTACAGGATACACTACACAAAGAAGTGATCAGGAAAATCATCCTCCTTCAGAGCTGGCTCAGGATGGTTTTGGAAAGGAGACGCTTTCTCAGGATGCGGCAGGCAGCCGTTGTTCTACAG GCGTGCTGGCGCTCCCGCTGTGTCAGgatggctctgcagaggaacaACGCTGCCATCGAGATCCAGGCGGCCTGGAGGCGGCACCGGCAGCGGAAAcgcttcctgcagctcaggaggagAGTTTGTCTCCTGCAGGCCCTGCTCAGGGGGCACCTGCAGCGTAAGAG ATACCAGAAAATGATTCtagaaaggaagaaagctgaagaaaagcagagagaaatgcagGAAGATGAGGACAAAGAGGATGGTATGAGCAAGGATGAGCAGAGTGAACCAGCAACAGATGAACTGCCTGTGAAACACAAGTCAGAGACAGATCAAGCTGTTGAGGATGAAGATCAAGCTCAAAATGAACAAGCTGAAAACCTGAGCTCATCTGAGAAAGCCACGTTACCCCAGAAGCACACGATGGAGGGCTCAGAGAAAGTAACCAACAGCCGGGAGAAGCGGGAGTCCCGTCGGCAGAGGGGGCTGGAACACAATGACTTGCAGAACAAGCATGTGCTCCTCTCCTTTGAAGGACCATCCgtgctgtgccaggaggagcAAACTGTTTCTGAAGAGGCTCTGGAAACTGCTCCAGAGCTAGAGAAATCCACAGCACAAGAAGATAACGTCCTTCAGGGAAGCAGTGAGGGAGAGAAAAGtccaagcaaagaaaaaactctTTCAGACATTCCACCATCAAGTGAGATAAAAGAAAGTGGTTCTGTTCCTGAGCAACCACCTGGATCACAAGCAGAGGACACGGCAGCTGACAGAATGAAAACACAAGGGAAGCAAAATAACCAAGTAAAAAGCAGCCAAAGCTTTACATGCCCTGAAAGGCCAACAGATCTTGCACTGAATGTTCGTAACACACTGTCTGCTACTGGCAGCTTTCAGGGCCCTGCTGACTGCTGGGCAGATAAAAACAGGCGGCAGAGGGCAACTAAAGACCTGGACAGCCCCACTTCTGCAATCCAGAGATACGTGGATGACCCAGAGAAGCTCAAGTACAAGAGAGAGAAGTGGAAAGGAAAGAGACAGTCTGATGCTGGCCAGAATGATGTGCTGAGTCAGTCCTTGGATGGAAGGATATGTGTGGATAAGTCTCCTCAGGATCAGCTAGA GAAGAAGGGGAGTTCAGTTTCATTAAGTGACCTTTCAACTTTGGCCCAGACTGTTGCCATGAACCAG CAATCACCAGATCcaatagaagaagaaaaaggcaacaaGAAATATCCTGTGCAGAAGAGACCCAGTGACCACTTCCCTACCTCGGACTCAGCCGTTCCTGTGCAGCCAGCGAGTCAGCAAGGGGATGCCAA GTCTGCTTTCAAAAGCCCTTTGCGTAGACTTTTGGGAAAAAAGCCAGACAAGAAAATTGCAAAGGAGAGTCCTGATGTGATTGAGGAAGGAGATGGCCTCTCCCTTGTATCTTGTGTCCTCTTTACAGACACAGGAGGAGCCCAGAAAGTTTCAGAAG GTTCTTCAGGGCAGCCAGGCCGcccccaggctgggaaggagagcagcaaagcaaagaagaaCAGAACCATAAAGATCAGCAAGATTTCGAGCGTGTCCCAGAACTGGCGCGCGTCCATGGTCCGGGAGATTGCAAATGCCAATGAGCTGAAACACCTGGATGAGTTCCTCCTAAACAAG atcAATGACTTACGCTCCCAGAAGTCTGGTGttgaatgtttgttttttgaagcCACAGAGAAGTTCAGAGGAAACATCAAGACCATGTACTCTGCTCCT aaCGGACAAATCCATGTTGGCTATAAAGATCTGGTGGAAAATTACCAGCTCCTAGTTACAAACCTGgccaaaaaaagggaagagaaagaagtcaAGCTGGTTTTGAATCTCTTTCTATCCCTTCTGGATGAATTCATCAGAGGATATACAAAGAAGGAGGAATCTGAGCAGCCCAAG CAAACCAAAGCTCAGAAGAAGAAACGGAAACAAGATCGTGCA ATTGAAGAGCACAATGGCCACGTGTTCACAAGCTACCAAGTGAGCATCCGGCAGTCGTGTGAGCACTGCTCCTCCTACATCTGGCCCATGGAGAAGGCCTGTCTGTGCAGTG TCTGCAAGCTGACTTGTCACAAGAAGTGCATGTCCAAAATCCAGAGCAGCTGTACCTCCTGTGGGAAAAAG AGCGAGCAGGACACGGAGCCCCGGCACTTCGGGGTGTGTGTGAGCGCCCTGACCAGCGAGAGAAACTCGGTCCCTGTGGTcatggagaagctgctggagtaCGTGGAGATGCACGGGCTCTACACAGAAGGCATCTACAGGAAATCAGGATCAGCAAATCGGATGAAGGAGCTGAAGCAGTTGCTGCAAGAAG acCCAAACTCAGTGAAACTGGAGAATTACCCTATTCACACCATCACAGGGATCCTTAAGCAATGGCTGAGGGAATTGCCAGACCCACTGATGACCTCAGCACAGTACAATGATTTTCTCAGAGCTGTAG AACTGCCAGAGAAACAGGAGCAACTCTGTGCTATTTACAgtgtcctggagcagctcccacaaGCAAATCATAATACCTTGGAACGACTCATCTTCCATCTTGTCAA AGTGGCTTTGATAGAAGATGTGAACCGCATGTCCCCCAATGCCTTGGCCATCGTGTTTGCTCCGTGCCTCTTGCGCTGTCCTGATACCTCTGACCCCTTGACCAGCATGAAGGATGTTTCAAAAACAACCAT GTGTGTGGAGATGCTCATAAAGGAGCAGATAAGGAAGTACAagataaaaatggaagaaatcaatcagctggaagcagcagagagcttCGCTTTCCGACGGCTCTCATTGCTTCGGCAGAACACA CTCTGGCCTATAAAACTTGGGTTCTCTTCTCCTTACGAGGGGAAGCTG AGTAAAAGCTCTCAGGTCAAAGGAAATGACAGTGGCACCTCAGAGCTGGACTCGGTGCACGAAGAGGAGGATGTTTCTGAAGCCAACAATCGGGAGAAGGAGATTCTCATTGATCGCATACAGtcaataaaagaagaaaa GGAGGACATCACTTACCGCTTACCTGAGCTTGACCAGCGAGGCTCTGATGAGGAAAACGTGGACTCAGAAACCTCTGCAAGCACAGAGAGCCTGCTGGAGGACAAACCAGGCCGGATGGATACCGAAGGTCAGTATTAA